The Verrucomicrobium spinosum DSM 4136 = JCM 18804 genome includes a region encoding these proteins:
- a CDS encoding DUF4279 domain-containing protein, whose protein sequence is MQTHFNFRRPLPKQGALLEILKKMSVFQAKLTIVSATLTPAQITKELAQAATFSKAIGDPKPGNNSVHEKSLWILHFGEEREEALQLLQERFLHFVGLNKGVLSQLATTPDTAIYLTIIAAYSGFHMGLVLTTEEIALLAEARVALDFNVSVEDD, encoded by the coding sequence GTGCAAACACATTTCAACTTCAGGCGCCCCTTGCCAAAGCAGGGGGCGTTGCTGGAAATTCTCAAGAAAATGAGTGTTTTTCAAGCCAAACTCACAATCGTAAGTGCCACGCTCACGCCCGCTCAAATCACCAAAGAATTGGCGCAGGCGGCCACCTTCTCCAAAGCAATTGGCGACCCAAAACCAGGCAACAATTCTGTCCATGAAAAGTCACTTTGGATTTTGCACTTTGGGGAGGAGAGGGAAGAGGCGCTTCAGTTACTTCAAGAGAGATTCCTTCACTTTGTTGGTTTAAACAAAGGTGTACTTTCCCAGTTGGCGACAACACCCGACACGGCAATCTACCTCACTATCATCGCCGCCTACAGTGGTTTCCACATGGGACTTGTTCTGACTACAGAGGAAATTGCCCTTCTAGCAGAAGCGAGGGTGGCCCTGGACTTCAATGTCTCAGTTGAAGACGATTGA
- a CDS encoding bifunctional ADP-dependent NAD(P)H-hydrate dehydratase/NAD(P)H-hydrate epimerase: MILTCQQMQEAESAAFARGVQASDLMDEAGLGIAEVIQQFHPNGGMAVLFLGKGNNAGDALVAAKHLLQAGWQVMAWCAYPVEDFKPLPAQHWAELEEVVPVCQSVEAIARLQGRVVLIDGLVGIGAARGPLREPLAGAVRAMNELRQRRHAFTVALDLPSGLNPETGVPEEPTVQADLTVTIAHVKTPLLADAAVGHVGRLAVVPLRELEDAKGDLSQEVLTAATLLPRLPRRSFDFHKGQAGRVGLIAGSRGYLGAAILAAEGALRGGAGLVTLYVKEDVYPLIAVKAPAEVMVKCVVDYHEVLEQRHDCLGIGPGLGHANEAEVLDVIRLAPCPVVLDADALNMLARTGLAVLHERRAPSLLTPHPGEMARLVEALPGWSPQSRAQTAREFVEKFPATTLLLKGSRTVIATQGHPTAYNATGTPGMASGGMGDVLTGLSAALIGQGITVYDAACLGSWLSGRAAEVAIATGAASEETLVASDVLLHLASAFGEVRTA, translated from the coding sequence ATGATTCTCACTTGTCAGCAGATGCAGGAGGCTGAGTCCGCCGCCTTTGCCCGGGGTGTGCAGGCTTCAGACCTCATGGATGAGGCGGGCCTCGGCATCGCGGAGGTGATCCAGCAGTTCCACCCTAACGGCGGCATGGCGGTGCTGTTCCTGGGGAAGGGGAACAACGCGGGCGACGCCTTGGTGGCGGCCAAGCATCTCTTGCAAGCGGGCTGGCAGGTGATGGCGTGGTGCGCGTACCCTGTGGAGGACTTCAAGCCGCTCCCGGCCCAGCATTGGGCGGAGCTGGAGGAGGTGGTGCCGGTGTGTCAGTCGGTGGAGGCGATCGCCCGGCTGCAAGGGCGCGTGGTGCTGATCGATGGCCTGGTGGGCATCGGGGCCGCACGCGGGCCTCTGCGCGAGCCGCTGGCCGGTGCGGTGCGCGCCATGAACGAGCTGCGCCAGCGCCGCCACGCCTTCACCGTGGCGCTGGATCTGCCCTCCGGGCTCAATCCGGAGACGGGCGTGCCGGAGGAGCCAACGGTGCAGGCAGATCTGACGGTGACCATCGCTCACGTGAAGACACCTTTGCTGGCCGATGCCGCCGTTGGGCATGTGGGAAGACTGGCCGTGGTGCCGCTGCGTGAGTTGGAAGATGCCAAGGGCGATCTCAGCCAAGAGGTGCTCACGGCAGCCACGTTGCTGCCGCGCTTGCCACGGCGGTCGTTTGACTTCCACAAAGGGCAGGCGGGTCGCGTGGGCTTGATCGCGGGTTCGCGTGGCTATCTCGGCGCAGCCATCCTCGCGGCGGAAGGGGCCCTGCGCGGCGGGGCGGGACTGGTGACGCTCTATGTAAAGGAGGACGTGTATCCCCTGATCGCGGTCAAAGCCCCGGCAGAAGTGATGGTCAAGTGCGTGGTGGACTACCACGAGGTGCTGGAGCAGAGGCACGACTGCCTGGGCATTGGCCCGGGCCTGGGGCATGCCAATGAGGCCGAGGTGCTGGACGTCATCCGTCTGGCCCCGTGTCCCGTGGTGCTGGATGCGGATGCGCTCAACATGCTGGCGCGCACCGGACTGGCCGTGCTGCATGAACGTCGCGCGCCCAGTCTGTTGACTCCTCATCCCGGCGAGATGGCCCGCCTCGTCGAAGCCCTTCCCGGCTGGTCACCGCAGAGCCGCGCCCAGACCGCCCGGGAGTTTGTGGAAAAGTTTCCTGCAACCACCCTCCTGCTCAAAGGCTCTCGCACCGTCATCGCCACCCAAGGTCATCCCACCGCCTACAACGCCACCGGCACACCCGGCATGGCCAGCGGCGGCATGGGCGATGTCCTCACCGGTCTCAGCGCCGCGTTGATCGGGCAGGGGATAACGGTGTATGACGCCGCTTGTCTGGGGTCTTGGCTGTCAGGCCGCGCGGCCGAGGTGGCGATTGCGACGGGTGCGGCGTCAGAGGAGACCCTGGTGGCCAGCGATGTGTTGCTGCATCTGGCGAGTGCGTTTGGGGAGGTGAGAACAGCGTGA
- a CDS encoding N-acetylmuramoyl-L-alanine amidase family protein, which translates to MFFLVTGNAAQAFDTVIIDPGHGGHDRGASIGYVFEKHLALDTARRVEQLLRKQGYKVVMTRSTDVFIPLGGRSAIGNRDGNAIFVSIHYNYNKSGSGHGLETFYCHDRSYMLAGYIQAYLIQETRLQNRGVKHANFHVIRATTKNPAVLVECGFVSNSAERAGMMTGLYRERIAVGVVKGIMAFKQAK; encoded by the coding sequence ATGTTTTTTCTCGTGACGGGCAACGCCGCCCAGGCGTTCGACACGGTGATCATTGATCCCGGGCACGGCGGGCATGACCGCGGAGCCTCCATCGGATACGTTTTTGAAAAGCACCTGGCGCTGGATACGGCACGCCGGGTAGAGCAACTCCTGCGCAAGCAGGGCTACAAGGTGGTCATGACCCGGAGCACGGATGTCTTCATTCCCTTGGGGGGGCGTTCTGCGATCGGGAACCGGGATGGCAACGCCATCTTCGTCAGCATCCATTACAACTACAACAAGTCTGGCTCGGGCCACGGCCTGGAGACCTTCTACTGCCACGACCGCAGCTACATGCTGGCCGGGTACATCCAGGCTTATCTCATCCAGGAGACCCGCCTGCAGAATCGCGGGGTCAAGCATGCGAACTTCCACGTCATCCGGGCCACCACGAAGAATCCCGCTGTGCTTGTGGAGTGCGGCTTCGTGAGCAACTCGGCCGAACGCGCCGGGATGATGACCGGTCTGTACCGCGAGCGCATCGCCGTGGGCGTGGTAAAGGGCATCATGGCGTTTAAACAAGCGAAGTAG